Part of the Chelmon rostratus isolate fCheRos1 chromosome 10, fCheRos1.pri, whole genome shotgun sequence genome is shown below.
TGCTTTCAGAAGAACGCAAACAGGTTTCAGGTGAAAACATTAACCTGGCTAGAGCAGAGGCAACGCTACCTGCCTCGATGTCGAAACCCAATCTATTTAAAAGACTCGGCTTTTGTCACGAAATTTGAAGTTTGAAGCAATTTAAGCCCTGCCCTGTCTGAGGTGTTCCCCCTGATTCTTGCCTAACGCCTGCTGGGATAGGCTAACCCAGCCCCCTGCAGCCCTGAACAGGTTAAGCGGGTGTAGAAAACGCGTGGATGGATGTTTCTCGACCATTCATGTaaatgctctctctctgcctcaggtTGGTGGACGACGCTGGGTTGAGTTGTTGTTGCACTCAAAGGAAAATCTACTGATATAACTCCAAAGACACctaagactgactgactgaccttcCTTTGAGTTCTGATTTTGACTCCTACTGATCACTTTGCTGAAATCCTGTTTGCTCAGCGTTTCCAACGCTGGCATCGTCATTGTCGCGTAGTCGACTGGGACGGGACTGGAACCACCGCAGACCTGTGAGACCTCATGTTAGGCTTGAAGCAGCGTGGTGCTCGGTTTGGGTCGGGCTCCTGCAGCAAGCAGACCGGGCACATGATGCTTAGGGGAAACCACAGAGTTAACGGCGTAGCGATGTCTTGAACCAAAGACGGGGACAATCAGCAATGTTGTAGCCTCGACAGCGAGTTTTAGCGTGAGAGCAGGCAGGATCATCGCTCGTTTTCAGCTTGCAGTGCGTGTTACTGTGAGATACTGTATTTTTGATTGTCTTTTGAGTGAAAGCTGCCCACGTTTGGAAGGAGAAGTGGCTGAAGTCATCCCACTACCAAAAGGCTACAGGGactgaacattaaaatgccTTGTGTTGGTTTCTTTTATTCGTAATGTACATAGATTTTATGTGCCTTTAATGTAAATACTTAATGTGCGTGGGTTAGCGTTAGggctgtgtgtgcttgcgtgtaTATATGTGTGACCTCATGCATGCACGCATTTGTGCGAATGGTATATTtatgaatgtttgttttgtgtatgaATTGGTTATTACCTTTCCCACTGCTTAGTCCTGTTCCTCCCGTTCACCTCCGTAGCTTGAGATCATCGAGGTCAAGCCATCGTGCGTTGCTGTTAGTCATGATCTCATGAGTACAGTGAGCGTTCAGGGTGACTTGTTCAACTGCACAGCAGCaattaaaatacttaaaacCTCAGTGGATAGAAAAAACATGACTAAAGCTGCCGTCCAGATGTTGGCGTCCAGCAGGATGTCTTGTACCTCTAACAAAGGGATAACAACTAGGCACTGGGAACTAAATGTTGTTTGGAAGTGCAATATTTATATTCACTCTTTTTAATATTACAGTGctttcttttatgttttatttgtgacTGAGTTGTGATGAAGCAGAACTTTGTGCGGTTCTGTATTCACCACTTCATTTGCTGGACCACTTTTCTGATCTTCCGCAGTTTTATGCCACAGACTGACGGCGACACACGGACACTAGAGCATATCTGAGTTGAACTTGGCTGTGCTGACGGGGTTTGATAATTTACGCGCTCACCTGTCCAAACACCAACATGCTGACCACATGTTTTACGTTCGTTTGCCTCATCACGCTCGTTTCACACGCGCCCTCTTATTGGATTGTGATTTACTATTTGTCATATGGTCCACAAAATCCCCAGCTGGTCATTGACTTAAAACTTTTAGCATTGAATGAAAATTCTTTACTGAACATGTCGGCTCATTATTTATGATGACGGGATCATTTCACTACTTCTTCCACGGTTACAACAGGAGAAGGCACtgggtttttcctctttttctttccattttcactCTCCAGGACTTCCACAAAGAAGTTGTACATATTTATGACAAGGAGAGTATTTTTGAATTCAAAGGATAATTGATTTGTTGTGAATTTTTCTCACCCCATATTGGGGAGAACTTTTTGTCAGGGGGAAGGACGGGGCGAGGGGGGAATCTTTGAAGGTCAATTTTTACCTGTTATGGTTTGtactttaaataaaatatttccctttttACAAATTCTTGTGCTTTCATTCAATACAcataactgagaaaataatttatttagaAAACAACATTGTATGAAATCATATGCATGGCAGTTTGTGGCCCTGTTGCCAACAAATGATCCGACACAATATATtagttttaaagtgaaaatccTAGTGCACAAAGACTGACCTAAGTGATTATATATGGCAGATATCTGCAGTATGTGTTCCTATGGCCCTTTTGTGGAGTGAACCAGAGACAGCAGGatacaaaatgtatatttatgaATTCTGACATCAGAGACGGGTTTTCTTCGCTCAGCTGTACATGTAACACTGCCTGTGTGAGGGCATCCGTTTCCAcggtggcacacacacacacacacaaatgtacacactgGTGTGCTGTAAGGCTTTTTGAATAAGAAGCATCCCACAGGTCTCGTGGGCACGGAGCGGGATGCTCTGGTTCTGCACTGGAGGTCATGACTGtgcatgcagcatgttttctatCTTGGTGCAGACAGCTCATCCATGAATGTCCAAGCTCTTGGAATAAGAGTGAATATACTCCAGACCTCCAGAGGTCCATCTCATTCAGGCGGGAGTGGAGGTTTTCTTCATCCAGCTACGATCTCTGCTTCATGTGTGCGCTGCAGTTTTACAGTCTTTGCACGGTTGCAGATTGAGGTCCTAGCATTCTATTGTTCTTGAGAGCTGTGTGAGTTTGCGCTGGTTGTCGATCACCTTCAGGTTCTGAATGTAGTGTCGGATGTTGCTGGGACTCCTCAGAGGCAGGGCGTGGTCGGagtctggaggagaagaagaagtttcTGACTCAAatcctccttttcattttttgccaGAATGTGAAATTTGAatgaataatataaaacaaactcTTTAGCTTGCAGGAATTACAACTAGATGCAACAGTTAATGATACGCTAGATGCAGCTTACATGTAGATATGCGGGTCGCGGGCGCCTCCAGAAACATCCGATCTGCCAGGCCCCTCTGTGGAGATGACGACACTGCAGAAGAAAAATATCGTACGTGTGTCATTCAGAGCCAAAACCAGGTTATATACTGTTCTCTTGGCACCGCCGAGGGTCTGCTAGCATGACAAACCCAACCGGATCACTCACCATAAGGCTGGCTTCTGCATCCTCGTACAATTTTCACTGTCTTGGCGATCATGCGCTGAGAAAAtgggaggaaaaggaaagatttAACGCCAGTCTCATACTGAGGATGAGATTCATTAAGAGAATGACTGGGCAATGTCTTACCAGCTTCTCAAAATTGACCAATTTGTCTACATAGTTTGGATTTCCCTCATTGATGAATGTCATGTCTGGGCatagacaggaagagaaaacatgtcagtgatTTATGAATTCATTTGCATGACATTCACAGGTGGCGCTGCTGGTGTCTGTTACCTTTGAGCAGCAGGGGCATGAAGGGGATGTAGGGGGGGCTGAGTTTGGCCACAGCCAGCCTGTAGGCCCTGTGGTTGCGTGAGGGATCCTAACAGGAGCAGAAAATATACACAGCACCATAGaattaataaaatcaaattaacaGGAGATACTGTAAGCTGACGGTTATTAAGAGAATGGTGCATTGAGAGCTTTGGAGCTTGAAATGTATTGAAATGCgagcacacactgcagcttaCCATCAGCCTCTCATAAGCACAGTAAACTCTTTTTGTCTTGCTGGGGATTCTCTGTAATGGACAGGACCGAGCCAATTGTTGCATGAGACATCACCAGAGTTAATGTTCAGTAAAGAGCgacacaacattaaaaatcacTATGAATGTTGCATTCAGGGGTCTCTCACCTCCCAGGTCTTGTAGAGCCTGTGCACTGCACTGTTGCTCAAACCGAACATCACAGCGAAAAAGGAATTGAGATTCTTCTGCTCCTTTAATCTGTGACAGGGAGGACACATGATTATAAGTCAGGTTCCAGACTGACAAAGTTCAGTTCTTGAAGTGATTTTTGATTTGCAAGTTTTAAAGACTTTAATGCAAACTAGACTATgggtctacagccatgctagcagctctgtaaggCTATGCAGGTGATgcttcgagctaaatgctaacattgtcACGGTCAACGTGATCACGGTAtacagtttagcatgttagcatgctaacatttgctaataaatggaaagtacagctgaggctgatgggaatgccattcATTTTCAAGGTCATAAACTAAAGTGTTAAAATTAAAACTTTGACCAGTCGGTGGCACCACATGATGAAAAggaggatcaccaaagtgaaTCTCTGCATCAACTTTcgtggcaatccatccagttcCTGTTGGGACGAGTCACATCTCACGGtggtgcaagaggaaaagtAAAGGCATCACTCAAGTCATTAGGCTTCATCCCCTGGGAGCCATGAATAGTTGTACGAAGTTTCAAGCCAATACATCCAATTTCAATATTTCAGACATATTACACAGCCAAAAAAACATGGCCAAGGTTCTTACACTGCAGCAATCTTTATGAACTTCTTAAGCAGAATGGCTCGTTTCACCAGGTCTTCACAGAGGCACAGCTCGGTCACCACCCAGTGCTGCACCTCATTGAAGCGACGCACAAACCGCTCCAGGTTAGCTGTGATGCCGCCTGGGAACTTATGACGGCCGAATATGTAGTAGATGAGCTCCACCTGGAGAGACACGGACAATGAGTCACAAGCACTGACATTACctgcacacactgtgaaaaagaaaatcaaagagagGCCGGTTTTTACAGGAGACTTTacaggaccagtgtgtaggatttagtgggaTGTAGCAGCGAGGTTGCAGATCATCTCACCCTCCACTATGGTGGCCGTGCAACATCCACTCTATTGtggaaacatggctgtgcaacatggcagacgAAGAGGACCTGCTGAGGCAACaactcttattttcaggtgattatagGCTACTGAAAACATGCACGTCTGCCAATAAATCCCCTTggatcctccacactggacctttaatgaaTGTGATTGGCTTCAGAAACATGTGaatcagcaggaagtgatgcaacaCAGGACCAGATGATCTGATGATTGTAAGAGTGCCAAGGTgtgacacaaacattttttatcaAAGAGATACCAGTCGTTTGTTGAAATGAGGAAATACTGGACGCCAGTTTCAGCTTTGGCTTTCCTTGCAAGATTAACGGCTGGAGCGTCGCCATGCTGAGGCATTTGAAGTGTCGATAAGcagtttcctctttgtgctGTATCAACCAgttcacatgctgctgtcagatttTAAAATTGTCATATCTACTCGGTTACCTCATGCATGGCAGTGAACAGTTCCCAGTCATAACTGGTGAGTTCGGTGGCGATGTCTTTCGAGCTCATTTGTTCGAGTATGTCAGCCGTTCCTCGCTCTGGACCCTGCTGCTCCTTCAGAGGCATCTgcgagaaagagacagacatggaaagaaaatgagcagatAGGAAATTGTGGTGGGATGTGCCTTTGATGGTGTCCTGGGCTTTGAGACAAACAACCAAACTGAGCCGTATGCTCCATAATAaataatgttaatgaaaatATGTCTGAAGTGATGGCATTTCCTCTTTTATCTACAGGAAATAATGGGATGGAGGTCACCCCATTCCTCACCAGCTGTTCCACTTGGCTGCTTGTGCAGATGAACAGTCTCTCGTTGAGTCCCAGGGCCGTGTAGACCGCAGCGGCATCCAGCTTCAACTGAGCTCTCTCTGTGCACATTCAGTATATCAAAAACTAATGTTCAGCATAATGACCTGACAAAGGACCGTAGAAAATCTAAGATGTGTGAGGCTGGATTCGAAATTGCATTAAAATTCAGCTCTGAATGCTTGATTCTTGCAATTCTACAGAAACTGCCactttaaatgagaaaatgcacAACATGTGTCATCAACGTCTGAGCCCCACCTCCCGTGGAGTTCATTTTGACCAGGACGTGATCGCCGCCTGGTTTGACAATGgctgacatcacatcctgtACAGATGAGTTCACCGGGAGCATCAGAGTGAGGGGTTTGCTGTCTGGCCTGTAGATCTCATACAGCACTGCACCGAGAAGGGACGGAAGCCAAAGTGTCAGGATTTGATCGTTAATGACGCGAGCGGTGATGTGCAGTGATATGTGTTACTCATAAACAACACCCACAGAAACATGAGCTGATGTAAACTCATCTATGCTCTAACACATTGTAGTCATATAGATCAAAACAAGTTAAATTCATTAATGTACTTAAACAGTGTCAACAATTTGATTGGTTTAATTGTTTTAGTGCTTATACTCACCCTTATCttgtgctctgattggttgtaACCTCCCCACTGGCTcctcacagtttgaaaaccAATCGAAATGCTGGTTCTGTTGAGCATCAGAGTGACTCAGCATGTCAGTGACATTAAACTGACAAATGACAGCAGCGTGACATTCGAActgttttctcattaaaatgtatGTCTGGTATTAATATTCTGCACCCAGCtgtcatctgaaaataatatgTGAGGACGCTCACCCTGCTCAGTGACTGATACCCATTCTCCAATCTGTAAAGACATTAAAAGATGAAACACAGTGCAATATTCCTGTCTGGAGAAATAGGAGATATTATAAGATAATATAGacaatttacatttttgttctcctcctttCCCGAAATTGTTCTTTCAGTATGCTGGAGAGACGAAAATCACCTGCCACCTCCTTCTTCAACCTCTGTTTCAGCAACATGGGAATAATTATTGATTCtcctaataaataaaataatctgcACCCTTAATTCCAAAACAATATCCTGTGAAATGAGCGTTTGATTACATGGAGGCTGCAATCTCACCTCCAAGAAGTCCAAAGCTATAGGGTCCTCTTTCAGCAGAAGGCCATACAGCGCCACCCACTGGCCAATCAGCTTCACTACCTTCTGCTTTGTCGTGAGAGTGTAGGAAGCCTTCTCCTGGTCTGAACCCTCAGAGAGCTCTGCCTGGTATGTGCAGCAGTGGTTAAGGGGCATAACATGAAAAGCTTTTTGTGTCTGCCTGCAGAATATCATTCACTTATGGCTCTTAAAGTTTCAATATACAACGTTCACGGCCACTAGATGTCGCACTAGAGCACCAGCATCTCAGACCAAATGGGTGTGAGGCCGCACCTCACCCCAAACTAGAAACAGTTCTGTTGCTCTCCtgaaagccaccagactccatttacagaaacagcaattttacCTCGCATTTAAAACCAATCatctttaaacacatttcattcaaattgtcagatataaaataaaactcaccaaaacacTCTTGCTTAGTCTTTCCACTGCTCCAACAATCACTAACTCTGTTTTGGACAAAAATAAACCCCTAACCTGCAGAGTTAGGTGTGAAAATATTCAGGCTCTACATGCTGCTTTTCCCTGCTGTACATTAGTAACATAGTCAGCTTGGTCAGGAGCTCTTTCTGTGATCTGCCGAGCACCTAAATCCAAAATAATCAATAGCTTGACAGTAGCTACCGAAAACATCAAGTAAAACATGCTTTAGGTAGCTAAAGTTTTATGGTTTTGATTGCATATTAATGTCTCCAAACTACACTCTGCCATTTCCCTTGTACAGTGCTGTGAGGCAGGTCTCTTTATAAACCCTCAGGATGCTGTTGATAGTTGTTCGCTGCTATCATCTGCATCATCGCTGTGTATTATTATTGACCACCACAGGATATTGGTGCTGTAGTGCCGGACAAAGCTGGCCGGAGGGCATGAAGACTTTGTGGGTCAGCAGAAAGTCGCTCACACAGGGATCTGCAGGAagacaaacaccacagcagcacacagtgagGCTGACGAACGTCTGATCATCTCGAATCACTCAGTAAAACAGTGAATTGTTAGGATGcatctgcctcctcctcccttcctagtgcttccctgtgtttttcccctgtGCCTTTGTGTCATGTGAGTCCTTTCCTTATGTCTATCCttgttcgtgtgtgtgtatgtctggaCCGGACGGTTCCTCCTCAATCATGGATCACCTACACCTGATCCTCATGCCAATCAGCCACCAATGCACGAATCACCAGCTACAGGATAAATACCCAGCTCTCCTCGCCAGTTTTTGCCAGATTGTTGTACACGTCTCAGCCATCTAGCTCTCCTAGTGCCGTCTTCTGTGCTctagtttttgcctttttcagaGTAACTAAACTGTGTTCTCCTCATGTATCTACCTGCCAAGTCTACCTAGCTGTGGTCCACCACCTGAAATCCTGCTGACTCAGCTCGCCTGCCCGCCTGCTCCTTCCTGGATCTGCACGGATCGTCTCCGAGTGATCAATCTACCctttttgtgacaataaatcctttTCTGTATTCAAGCCATCTGAATCTGTGCCCTGTATTTGGAGTGCAGCCATTTGCTCAGTCTTAACAGAAATAGGGAAGAAGCAGCCTCCCACCTATAGCGTCGTTTCCGTTTGAGTCCAACTTTACGGTTTCCAACAGGTGTTCCAGGATTTTCTCAGGTGTTCCTGACATAACAGTGTACCTGCGCAGAGCacgacagaggagaggagcaaaaTAACATAattcacattacatttaatttaacgTAAAAGGAAATCCTTTGTATTGCACTGCATGCATTCTGCTTCctcatttgtctgtttgaatTATTGCCTGATAATGAAGTATGTTacttttattataattataatcaTTTAATGCGTGGGTATGTTCTATTTCAGGGTGACTGTGTAACATCTGTCCAGAGACTATAGATGAACAACACAGTCTACAGCCAAGCTAGCGGCTCCCTGAGACTGGTGCtgagtggtgctttgagctcaaCACAGCTCAATTTAGTgtgctagcaagctaacatttgctaattagcccTAAACGCAATCCACAGGTGATGCAATCACTGCACCTGCTGAATAAACCAAtaaattaaaaagcaaactATGAGAAGCGTCTTATTACATTTACTTTATTGTTGATTTGTGTGCACGCTGACGTTGGGAAAAAAGAGTTTGACGTTATCATTGCATCGTTTGTCCTGCAGACTCCTGTTCTGGCGTTTACAACACTTGCAACAAATCATGATTGGATGGCGGTGTTGGGTCAATTGCAGATCATGTGTTCATTGTTGAACTATAAAATGCCTTGCCTTccagcacatactgtatctacATCATAACTCTGTTATTGCTCAATTCAAGGGCTCCTTCCTAAATGGCATCAGGTCCCATCAGTTAGGCTGTTCAGATAATAAATCTTGGTTGTTTGGTAGAGTTGACAGAACAAGGGAAGATGGCTGTACTGTGCATGTGTTAGTAAGTGAAGAGAGTAACAAAAAGGATAAGTATGACCCAAAAGGGACGTCGTGTTAATTCACTTTTGTTTGCTGAAGCATTTCAGGACTGATAACAAGTCATTCAACAAGGCAGGGTTGAAGTCCAGTTCTTTTCTGGTTGTCAAATAAAAGTCCATTAATAAGATCTTGACAAAAAGATCTGTATACAAAACACCAACTGTGCTGTAATGACCAATGGCAGCCTGCCAACACTCAGGTAAAGCGCCTGAATGATGACGACCCTGTTTTGTCTCAGAGGTGTGTGCACCACGGCTTCTCACTTGCTGTTGTTTCCTGCTCCGCCCTGCTCGTCCCAGTCGGTGCTCTTCTCCAGCACCAGCACGGTTTTCCCGTGCTCCTCGAGACGCACCGTATTAGCCTCAACAtcctggagggaaaaaaaagaacaggcGACACAGTCAAATGTATGTTCATTATATTTGTGATTTGATCTGAACTATACGGTCACATAAGGCTTTAAATGCATAGCAGCAGTAACACACCTTGAGGATGCGTATAAAGTCCTGCTTATCAACACGCAGGAAATGGCAGTTGTCTTCTCTCAAGATGATGGTGGCAGCACGAGGTGCATCGTTCAGCAAAGCTAGCTGCCCAAAGTCCTCGCCCTCGTGCAGTGTGGTTACCAGgccctgtgtgcacacagtgcTTTCAGTATTACATGATGCTGGCATTAAATTCCAAGGCAACAAAGTGTGACGACTGTGAGATTTCTCTGTATTTTTGCAACCAGAAAATGGATTTACCTTCCCATGTGTGATCACATTTACAGAACCTTTCCAGATGATGTACCAAGAAGTGCCTTTGTCCCCCTGACTGAACACTACAGCACAAAAGAAACACCAAGATTGGTCATTTACACATATCTCTGTGTGAATAACAACCATTATGACATGAAGGTACATACACAGGGCATGTTTATACAATTGGCTTTCTTATATATGTGTGGCTTTTATATTCAAGACCAGTTCGGCAGAGTGAGAGTGGCACACGTGATGACCTGATTGCCTCCCTTGAAATAATAAATCGGTCATGACACGAGCATCAAACGGTGACATTTGTGCTGTCCCTTTTAAACAAgtgagataaataaatgaaatgttacaTCTCGTTTGGCGGAGACGATAGATCTGAAATGGGTTTTGTGCAGAAGAGGATGCTAACAGGGGATTCGTGCACATCAGCGCACTGCAGTCTGGTTCAACTGCACAATGGAAGTGAGTGTACGTAGCAGCGCTCTCTACCGCCCAGGCTCAAACGTCAGCAAAGCTGTCACACTCACAGACTGTTCCGGCCTTGGCATGTGATTCAAAGACCAGCACCGCTGCCAGCTCCTTACGCACCTACAGGCACAGCAGGGCAAGAAATGAGACTGGAATGTATTGATAACTCATATTCTCATGGCTTGATTGTTGAAGTAATGGTTCTTTGGTCAGAGTAGTTTGGCTGATAAACTACAATTACTACAAAAAGGTAGAAACATTAAGGAGcaactgttgttttaaaatgtctaGAAaaattttctatattttctatatttaacACACAACGTCTATTTAATACTAACCTTGCAGACAAATATCAAATTATATTCAAGGTATACTATCACCATCGATGTAAAGCTGCTTGAATTACTTGAGTGTCTaaattttaaaactttaaaatgataataaaaaaaggtgCTATCACtataatgatgaaaacaaatcaacaaaatcaacaTATAGTGGCTTGAAGCTGTCAACAGCAGGCAGTGATGGTGACTGACAGAAGTGGAGAGGTGAGCTGCAGCCTTGACGTGAAGCAGCTCCTCGTAGATGACCTCCAGGTCCTCAGCGCTCCTCTGACTGGGGCTAAACACAGGGAAGAGCACAGATGCACTCAAAAACTTTGTTTAAAGATGCAAGTTTGAGGAGAAAATCCAACTGAACGAACCTTATAGGACTGTGAAGGACTTTACTAACTCAGTCATGCTGTATATACAACAGGTTTTCATGCATAGTAGTTAAACAAAGGCTCCACATACTGACCACTTGCGTAGAATCATCGTGAGCAGAGCATCGGGGCCCAGCTGAGACAGCAGTGACAGACCCTCCTGCAGCTCGTCCTCCGAGTCCTTCTCGTTTGAGATGTGGTTTGGGCCGCACTCGGAGTCCTGGAAGCGGTAAAACTGGGCGTCCTTGTCGTGGAAGTTCAGCTCGTGTTTCACTTGATTGAGgcaggacacagaggaggggaaacaaCAATGAGACCACAAAGAGTGCAGACCTTCAGAGATAAACGCTGACCTCGAGGAGAATTCAGCTGCCACGCAGTAACTTTAAAAAACTCCCCAATGACAAGATACATGGAAATAAGTGCAAATCTATTCTGAGTGATGCCCTCCATTTGATGATGAAGCAGTCATGCCCTGATTGGAGTGGAAGACAAAGCCCCAACCAAAGAGCACAAGCAGCTAGGGAACACTTGACGGAGTGagcacaaactgtaaaacatttgcCCTGGCAGGCTCAGTCACCAGATTCCAGGCTACTCAAGCACTTCTGGGAAATTCTCAAGTGCAGCCTGAGACATTATTATcagaatatattaaaaaataccAGAATATGGCAGGATTTCATGTGGAATTATTCCACATGCTTCACAGCTTGCCCGGCATGTAAGAAATATCATGTTAATGTGCCCTTAATTTTGGCTTTTGGTAAGTAAAACTGTCACATCCACAGTCCTCAGTTCTTACCGTGAACAAGGATCCCTTCATCCACCAGGACCTGCCACATTCCAACTGCCTGACTTCTTGATTGCAGGCACTCGTTTTGTTTCATCAGCCAATCAACAAGCTCCTTACCAGAGCAGCATTGTCTGTGAGAGAAATTCAGCATGTGAATTTGCATGTAGTTTGCAGAGATTGTCACATTTTGAACGTGGCAGAAATGACACCCCCAGCGTGGGTACCTGTATGTTTTGAGGTGATGCTTTCTGTCTCGGACCAGGCCGGGGTTCCTCTCGATCATGACGCTGTACACTGACCTCGCCGCCTTTACGACGCGATCTGAAAGAAACTTAAagaagatggaaagaaaaaagaatttTGAGCAATTAAACTATTAGCATCTTTCTTTCATAGATGTTAATGTGAGTCGTGTTCCTGTTTATGTTGTGATCAAACTGAGAAAGAGCGAGAGGGGGCTGTGTACATGAAAGAGGaggatgtgtatcacaggcgGTCTTGTTTACTGAAACAGCCGAGTTATGTGCTGGCAGCAGACGGaagacaagtgtgtgtttgtgtgtgtgtgcgtgtgtgtgtgtgtgtgtgtgtgtgtgtgtgtgtgtgtgaaagagagggagacaagTTTGTTTCCCCTCAGCATGGAGATTATGTGTGATGGCACACACGTCAACAGCTTGAGTGGAGATTTCTGTGGGCGTTGGAGTGTAATGTGGCGTGTGTGTGGGATGCAGGGAGGCGGGAATGTGTTAAAACGTCTACGTTAAACTCTCCCACACGTCGCTGAGTtctcagcctctgcagctcGCTCTCTGGCAGCCTTTCACTTTCTGACCACCTTCACTGTATTTCCTTTTAACCTCAGTTTCCTCCCACCCCCCCAGCACGCTCAAACACGCGCACAACTCACCCGGGTCTGGTCTAAAACCCGAAAAGACTGCAGACAGGGGTGCAAAACCTGTCAGCCACTGATGCAGAAGCGAGGCTTCCGTAACACCAACATGCTGTTTGTGGCTGTAATGCGGCTTTCACGCTTTGCACTGcgctctgcttctgtttcaaaACTGGACCAAACCACCACCCGACAACATTTGCTATCTTAATGATTGACAAAAGTAGATATTTATATTTTGCTCCTCCCTCTTGGACTCCCCCTCTCACATCTCCTGCACCCAGTCTTGTGATTCCACGTGTGACTCAGACGGTTGCCTGTTTGCGCTTTGGATTTTCCTCGAGGCCCCGCTGTTTGCCCGAGGTGGAGGTCTTGAGATGCGCACACAACCAACAATGACCATTTCctatgtttttttctccttaaaTAGAGAACTGTGAGGAAGCCTGAAACAACCTGccccccttttcctcctctaGTTTTTTGCAGCTCATTTAGGGCGTAAAAACCCCTGCTGACCTTTGACTGATTTACTGACCCCCACGCCACGATGACCCCTTTGCTCTTTCACCTGAGCTGGGGGCCATGACACATGTTTGTTCGATCTGAATTCACACAGGACTGCTAATTATAATGCGCAACTATAACAGACTACTGTGGGTGACACAGTGCAGTACACACTTCAACCTCTCATCCCCACATCAGCCTGCTCCCAGACATCAACACAGCAAATGTGCCCCAAGGCGT
Proteins encoded:
- the rapgef3 gene encoding rap guanine nucleotide exchange factor 3 isoform X3, which translates into the protein MESLVQSICSPPRRCTPDMGETPLPEALDSKDTMKQFLSDRVVKAARSVYSVMIERNPGLVRDRKHHLKTYRQCCSGKELVDWLMKQNECLQSRSQAVGMWQVLVDEGILVHVKHELNFHDKDAQFYRFQDSECGPNHISNEKDSEDELQEGLSLLSQLGPDALLTMILRKCPSQRSAEDLEVIYEELLHVKAAAHLSTSVRKELAAVLVFESHAKAGTVLFSQGDKGTSWYIIWKGSVNVITHGKGLVTTLHEGEDFGQLALLNDAPRAATIILREDNCHFLRVDKQDFIRILKDVEANTVRLEEHGKTVLVLEKSTDWDEQGGAGNNSKYTVMSGTPEKILEHLLETVKLDSNGNDAIDPCVSDFLLTHKVFMPSGQLCPALQHQYQAELSEGSDQEKASYTLTTKQKVVKLIGQWVALYGLLLKEDPIALDFLERLKKEVAGDFRLSSILKEQFRERRRTKILENGYQSLSRNQHFDWFSNCEEPVGRLQPIRAQDKVLYEIYRPDSKPLTLMLPVNSSVQDVMSAIVKPGGDHVLVKMNSTGERAQLKLDAAAVYTALGLNERLFICTSSQVEQLMPLKEQQGPERGTADILEQMSSKDIATELTSYDWELFTAMHEVELIYYIFGRHKFPGGITANLERFVRRFNEVQHWVVTELCLCEDLVKRAILLKKFIKIAAVLKEQKNLNSFFAVMFGLSNSAVHRLYKTWERIPSKTKRVYCAYERLMDPSRNHRAYRLAVAKLSPPYIPFMPLLLKDMTFINEGNPNYVDKLVNFEKLRMIAKTVKIVRGCRSQPYVSSSPQRGLADRMFLEAPATRISTYSDHALPLRSPSNIRHYIQNLKVIDNQRKLTQLSRTIEC